A stretch of the Pseudomonas cavernicola genome encodes the following:
- the galU gene encoding UTP--glucose-1-phosphate uridylyltransferase GalU codes for MIKKCLFPAAGYGTRFLPATKAMPKEMLPVVNKPLIQYGVEEALEAGLSEISIVTGRGKRALEDHFDISYELEHQIKGTDKEKYLVGIRRLIDECSFSYTRQVEMKGLGHAILSGRPLIGDEPFAVVLADDLCVNLDGDGVLTQMVKLYNQFRCSIVAIQEVPMEEVSKYGVIAGEMIRDDIYRVNSMVEKPKPEDAPSNLAIIGRYILTPDIFKLIEETPPGKGGEVQITDALMKQAQDGCVLAYKFKGKRFDCGGAEGYIDATNFCFENFYKTGKAY; via the coding sequence ATGATCAAGAAATGCTTGTTCCCGGCTGCTGGTTACGGTACTCGCTTCCTGCCAGCGACAAAGGCCATGCCCAAGGAAATGCTGCCGGTGGTGAACAAGCCGCTGATCCAGTATGGCGTCGAGGAAGCCCTTGAGGCGGGCTTGTCGGAAATCTCTATTGTGACTGGCCGAGGCAAACGCGCGCTGGAAGATCATTTCGACATTAGCTACGAACTCGAGCATCAGATCAAAGGCACGGATAAAGAGAAGTACCTGGTAGGTATTCGTCGTCTGATCGACGAGTGCAGCTTTTCCTACACCCGTCAGGTGGAAATGAAAGGTCTCGGTCACGCGATTCTCTCAGGCCGCCCGCTGATCGGCGATGAGCCTTTTGCCGTGGTGCTGGCGGATGACTTGTGCGTGAACCTGGACGGTGATGGCGTACTGACCCAGATGGTCAAGCTGTACAACCAGTTCCGCTGCTCGATCGTGGCGATTCAAGAAGTACCGATGGAAGAAGTCTCCAAGTACGGCGTGATCGCCGGCGAGATGATTCGTGACGACATCTACCGTGTGAACAGCATGGTCGAGAAGCCGAAACCCGAGGATGCTCCGTCCAACCTGGCGATTATCGGGCGCTACATCCTTACCCCGGATATCTTCAAATTGATCGAAGAAACCCCGCCGGGCAAAGGCGGTGAAGTTCAGATCACCGATGCGCTGATGAAGCAGGCCCAGGATGGTTGCGTACTGGCCTACAAATTCAAAGGCAAGCGTTTCGACTGTGGTGGTGCCGAGGGTTATATCGACGCGACCAATTTCTGCTTCGAGAACTTCTACAAAACCGGCAAGGCTTACTGA
- a CDS encoding UDP-glucose dehydrogenase family protein, protein MRLCVIGAGYVGLVTAACFAEMGNRVVCVERDPFRVARLSHGEVPIYEPGLEAMLKVHLASGQLSFSQHLEEGVRQAEIVFIAVGTPSGEDGSADLSYVLAVADQLGVTLKQACVVVNKSTVPVGTAERVAQLINARLAGRGLGCRVKVASNPEFLKEGSAVEDFMRPDRVVLGCDDAETAELLRRLYAPFLRNHERVLSMGVRAAEFSKYAANAFLATKISFINEMAGLCACLEVDIEEVRRGIGSDKRIGTHFIYAGCGYGGSCFPKDVRALIRSAEQEGFEPAILRAVEARNTLQKTVLFQSLHEHFAGYLQGRVVALWGLAFKPGTDDLREAPSLVLLEALLAAGARVQACDPVATAGVAACYPQALASGQLCLSESPYTAAEGADALVLVTEWKQFRQPDFLRVRGLMRMPVLFDGRNIYDSRELSALGFLYRGIGRPVAGHCKASAA, encoded by the coding sequence ATGCGGCTATGTGTAATCGGAGCAGGGTATGTTGGGTTGGTGACCGCGGCCTGTTTTGCCGAAATGGGCAATCGGGTTGTCTGTGTCGAGCGTGATCCCTTCCGTGTTGCGCGCCTTTCGCATGGCGAAGTGCCGATCTATGAACCTGGTCTGGAGGCCATGCTCAAGGTCCATCTCGCTAGTGGTCAATTGAGTTTCAGTCAGCACCTTGAAGAGGGCGTGAGGCAGGCTGAAATCGTTTTTATCGCTGTCGGTACGCCGAGTGGGGAGGATGGCTCGGCCGATCTGTCGTATGTACTGGCTGTAGCCGATCAGCTGGGTGTGACTCTAAAACAGGCTTGCGTGGTGGTGAATAAATCCACGGTGCCGGTTGGTACGGCTGAGCGAGTGGCGCAACTCATCAATGCCCGTCTGGCTGGTCGCGGGCTGGGATGCAGGGTGAAGGTGGCGAGTAACCCCGAGTTTCTGAAGGAGGGTTCGGCGGTCGAAGACTTCATGCGCCCCGACCGAGTGGTGTTGGGCTGTGATGACGCCGAAACCGCTGAACTGCTGCGCCGGCTCTATGCGCCATTCCTGCGCAACCACGAACGGGTACTGAGCATGGGCGTGCGGGCTGCCGAGTTCAGCAAGTATGCGGCCAATGCTTTTCTTGCCACGAAAATCTCCTTTATCAATGAGATGGCCGGGCTTTGCGCGTGCCTGGAGGTCGATATTGAGGAGGTGCGCCGTGGCATTGGCAGCGACAAGCGCATTGGTACGCACTTTATCTATGCCGGTTGCGGCTATGGCGGCTCGTGTTTTCCCAAGGATGTCCGCGCGCTGATTCGTAGCGCCGAGCAGGAAGGTTTCGAGCCAGCAATTCTGCGGGCAGTAGAAGCACGCAATACCCTGCAAAAAACCGTGCTGTTTCAGTCTCTGCACGAACACTTTGCGGGTTATCTACAGGGCCGGGTGGTGGCGCTTTGGGGGCTGGCCTTCAAGCCGGGGACCGATGATTTGCGAGAGGCGCCCAGCCTGGTTTTGCTAGAGGCTTTGTTGGCCGCCGGAGCGCGGGTGCAAGCCTGTGATCCAGTCGCTACTGCCGGTGTTGCGGCCTGCTATCCGCAGGCTTTGGCAAGTGGCCAGCTGTGTTTGAGTGAATCGCCGTATACCGCTGCTGAGGGGGCCGATGCGCTGGTGCTAGTGACGGAGTGGAAACAGTTCCGTCAGCCGGACTTTTTGCGCGTTCGTGGCCTGATGCGCATGCCTGTGCTGTTCGATGGGCGCAATATCTATGATTCCCGGGAACTATCTGCGCTAGGTTTTCTCTATCGAGGCATTGGTCGGCCAGTGGCGGGCCATTGTAAGGCGAGTGCGGCGTGA
- a CDS encoding glycoside hydrolase family protein, translated as MRPIAYRASMGVLTIGWDHTGPDVVQGLTIDRAQAERLLRDDLHDAERVIQRLKVLSLVPVWVWVPLAVAVIVGLQELRISGKESALTSALAGWFSVSRITSLSSTCFHDPHGHVAGLRP; from the coding sequence CTGCGCCCGATCGCCTACCGTGCCAGCATGGGCGTGTTGACCATCGGCTGGGATCATACTGGCCCTGACGTGGTGCAGGGCCTGACCATCGACCGCGCGCAGGCTGAGCGTCTGTTGCGTGATGATCTGCATGACGCCGAGCGCGTTATTCAGCGCCTGAAAGTCCTCAGTCTCGTCCCCGTCTGGGTATGGGTACCGCTCGCAGTCGCCGTCATTGTTGGCCTCCAAGAGCTGCGCATCAGCGGGAAGGAAAGTGCGCTGACTTCGGCTCTAGCTGGCTGGTTTTCCGTTTCTCGGATTACATCTTTAAGCTCCACATGCTTTCATGACCCTCATGGGCATGTTGCTGGCCTAAGACCATGA
- a CDS encoding metallophosphoesterase — MSRFIRFSRNIIGRDFVVGDIHGCFPLLEQLLAKVRFDPEQDRLFSVGDMVDRGPESARALEFLAKPWFHAILGNHEQMVIDAVAEMLDNDLYFYSGGAWFFGLSKSEQQEFAVAFRELPVAIELESVHGLIGLVHAECPLSDWKDFTSRLQDESDPLRYIEAQAIWGRTRISSGRTDTVDNIAFVFCGHTVLCKPAQLGNHLFIDTGAVFGGRLTMVNLTNFHYAQVAREGSE, encoded by the coding sequence ATGAGCCGGTTCATCAGGTTTTCGCGCAACATCATTGGCCGCGACTTCGTGGTAGGCGACATCCATGGATGCTTCCCGCTGCTGGAGCAACTGCTGGCGAAGGTGAGGTTCGATCCCGAGCAAGACCGGTTGTTCAGCGTGGGCGACATGGTCGACCGTGGCCCAGAGAGCGCTCGGGCGCTGGAGTTTCTGGCCAAGCCCTGGTTCCACGCCATACTAGGCAACCACGAGCAAATGGTCATCGATGCCGTTGCAGAGATGCTCGACAACGACTTGTACTTCTACAGCGGCGGCGCGTGGTTCTTCGGCCTGTCGAAATCCGAGCAGCAGGAGTTCGCCGTAGCCTTCCGTGAGTTGCCGGTTGCCATCGAGCTGGAAAGCGTGCACGGCCTTATCGGCCTGGTACATGCCGAGTGCCCGCTAAGCGACTGGAAGGATTTCACCAGTCGCCTGCAGGACGAGAGTGACCCACTGCGCTACATCGAAGCCCAGGCCATCTGGGGCCGCACGCGGATCAGCAGCGGGCGGACCGATACCGTCGACAACATCGCCTTCGTCTTCTGCGGGCATACCGTCCTGTGCAAACCCGCCCAATTGGGCAATCACCTATTCATCGACACCGGCGCCGTGTTCGGTGGACGGCTGACCATGGTGAACCTGACGAACTTCCACTACGCCCAAGTCGCCAGGGAGGGTTCTGAATGA
- a CDS encoding PSPA7_2676 family Cys-rich small protein: MTIRCMLLGCRWGMGISYMNHGERLRVQTCERCGSFRTVSE; this comes from the coding sequence ATGACCATCCGATGCATGCTGCTGGGCTGCCGGTGGGGTATGGGCATAAGCTATATGAATCATGGCGAACGCCTGCGCGTGCAGACCTGTGAGCGTTGCGGGTCGTTCAGGACGGTGTCGGAATGA
- a CDS encoding nuclease domain-containing protein: protein MPKLIPGLHDIATGFGFIRSCWTLTAWACSSCHDEIDRRTRHIDADSASLAHLEGVIRTQAVLLKEGKLAA, encoded by the coding sequence ATGCCCAAGTTGATCCCTGGCTTGCATGATATCGCCACTGGATTCGGCTTTATCCGGAGCTGCTGGACGCTTACTGCTTGGGCCTGCTCGTCGTGTCATGACGAGATCGATCGCCGCACGCGCCACATCGACGCCGACAGTGCTTCGCTCGCTCACCTGGAGGGCGTTATTCGCACCCAGGCAGTCCTGCTCAAAGAAGGGAAGCTGGCCGCATGA
- the pgsA gene encoding CDP-diacylglycerol--glycerol-3-phosphate 3-phosphatidyltransferase, which yields MNIPNLITILRVLLIPIFILLFYLPFSWSYLAASAVFGFAAITDWLDGYLARRLEQSTPFGAFLDPVADKLMVAVALVLLVEEHATFWLTLPAAIIIGREIVISALREWMAELGARAHVSVSNLGKWKTAAQMVALVILLASPPSETVWVVLGFVLLIVAAALTLWSMVQYLIAAWPHLSPTVENK from the coding sequence ATGAATATCCCCAACCTGATTACCATACTGCGCGTCCTGCTGATCCCGATCTTTATTTTACTGTTCTATCTACCGTTCTCGTGGAGCTATCTGGCCGCCAGTGCGGTGTTTGGTTTTGCCGCCATTACTGACTGGCTCGACGGCTATCTGGCTCGTCGGCTGGAGCAAAGCACACCGTTTGGTGCTTTTCTCGATCCGGTGGCGGACAAGCTGATGGTGGCTGTGGCCTTGGTGTTGTTAGTGGAGGAGCACGCCACTTTCTGGCTTACCTTGCCGGCGGCCATCATCATTGGCAGAGAGATCGTCATCTCGGCATTGCGCGAATGGATGGCCGAGCTAGGCGCGCGGGCGCATGTATCGGTGTCCAACCTGGGCAAATGGAAGACTGCTGCGCAGATGGTGGCGCTGGTGATCTTGTTGGCTAGCCCGCCATCAGAGACTGTCTGGGTGGTGCTTGGCTTTGTACTGCTGATTGTCGCGGCAGCGCTAACCCTTTGGTCCATGGTGCAGTACCTGATCGCCGCCTGGCCGCACCTCAGTCCAACTGTGGAAAATAAATAA
- the uvrC gene encoding excinuclease ABC subunit UvrC, with protein MAEPFDSSAFLATCSGRPGVYRMFDADAKLLYVGKAKNLKKRLSSYFRKTGLAPKTAALVVKIVQIETTITANETEALLLEQTLIKEWRPPYNILLRDDKSYPYVFLSDGDYPRLSIHRGAKKQKGRYFGPYPSAGAIRESLSLLQKAFLVRQCEDSYFKNRTRPCLQYQIKRCKGPCVGLVDPTEYAEDVRHSIMFLEGRSNALTDELSSGMEQAAVNLEFERAAELRDQISLLRRVQDQQSMEGGTGDVDVVAAMVNPGGACVHLISVRGGRVLGSKNFYPQVAIEEDVSEVLAAFLAQYYLSSHERDLPSELIVNAAHDDFPALIEAISALRGRELSITHRVRGTRARWQQLAVTNAEQALASRLANRQHLAARFEALAEALDLDEPPQRMECFDISHSSGEATVASCVVFGPEGPLKSDYRRYNIEGVTAGDDYAAMHQALTRRFSKVKDGEGKLPDILLVDGGKGQLAMAREVLQELAVPDLILLGVAKGATRKPGLETLYLNDAAHEFTLPGNSPALHLIQQIRDESHRFAITGHRARRGKARRTSSLEEVAGVGPKRRRELLNHFGGLQELARASTEEIAKAPGISKKLAELIYAALHSE; from the coding sequence ATGGCTGAACCGTTCGATTCCAGCGCCTTCCTCGCCACCTGCAGTGGGCGGCCTGGCGTGTATCGCATGTTCGATGCGGACGCCAAGCTGCTCTATGTTGGCAAAGCGAAAAACCTGAAGAAGCGCCTCTCCAGCTATTTCCGCAAGACGGGGTTGGCGCCGAAGACCGCCGCATTAGTGGTCAAGATCGTTCAGATCGAAACCACCATCACCGCCAACGAGACCGAGGCGCTGCTGCTTGAGCAGACGCTGATAAAGGAATGGCGACCGCCGTACAACATCCTGTTGCGGGACGATAAGTCCTACCCGTACGTGTTTCTGTCCGACGGTGACTATCCGCGTCTGAGCATTCATCGCGGCGCCAAAAAGCAGAAGGGGCGCTACTTTGGACCTTACCCGAGCGCCGGGGCCATTCGTGAAAGCCTGAGCTTATTGCAAAAGGCCTTTTTGGTCCGCCAGTGCGAAGACAGCTACTTCAAGAACCGCACCCGGCCTTGTCTGCAATATCAAATCAAGCGCTGCAAAGGCCCTTGCGTCGGCTTAGTTGATCCCACTGAGTACGCTGAGGATGTGCGGCATTCGATCATGTTCCTTGAAGGGCGCAGCAATGCGTTGACTGACGAGCTGTCCAGCGGCATGGAGCAGGCGGCCGTGAATCTCGAGTTTGAACGTGCAGCCGAGTTGCGCGATCAAATTTCCCTGCTCCGTCGCGTGCAAGATCAACAAAGCATGGAAGGCGGTACCGGCGATGTGGACGTTGTGGCGGCCATGGTCAACCCAGGAGGGGCTTGTGTTCACCTGATCAGTGTGCGTGGCGGGCGTGTGCTGGGGAGCAAGAATTTCTACCCGCAGGTGGCCATTGAAGAGGATGTCAGTGAAGTGCTGGCAGCGTTCCTGGCTCAGTACTACCTGAGCAGTCATGAGCGCGATCTGCCTAGCGAGCTCATCGTTAATGCCGCCCACGACGATTTTCCCGCGTTGATCGAGGCGATTTCAGCGTTGCGAGGGCGGGAGCTGAGCATCACTCACCGTGTGCGTGGTACTCGAGCACGTTGGCAGCAGTTGGCTGTGACCAATGCAGAGCAGGCGCTCGCGTCGCGCCTGGCCAATCGTCAGCATCTCGCCGCTCGTTTCGAGGCTTTGGCAGAGGCGTTGGATCTGGACGAGCCGCCGCAGCGAATGGAGTGCTTCGATATCAGCCACTCCAGCGGTGAGGCGACTGTTGCCTCATGCGTGGTGTTCGGCCCGGAAGGCCCCCTTAAATCCGATTACCGTCGCTACAACATCGAGGGCGTCACGGCGGGTGATGACTATGCGGCCATGCACCAGGCGCTTACTCGTCGCTTCAGCAAGGTTAAGGATGGTGAGGGAAAACTGCCGGATATCCTTCTGGTAGATGGCGGTAAAGGCCAGCTGGCAATGGCCCGGGAGGTGCTGCAAGAGTTGGCAGTGCCGGATCTGATCTTGCTTGGGGTGGCCAAGGGCGCAACCCGCAAGCCCGGGCTGGAAACCCTTTACTTGAACGATGCGGCCCACGAATTCACCTTGCCGGGCAACTCACCCGCGTTGCACCTGATCCAGCAGATTCGCGATGAGTCGCACCGTTTTGCCATTACTGGGCACCGTGCTCGGCGCGGTAAGGCGCGCCGTACTTCCAGTCTCGAAGAGGTTGCTGGGGTAGGGCCGAAGCGTCGGCGAGAGCTGCTCAATCATTTCGGCGGCCTGCAAGAACTGGCGCGCGCCAGCACCGAAGAAATTGCCAAAGCGCCCGGAATCAGTAAAAAGCTTGCTGAGCTGATTTATGCCGCCCTGCACAGCGAGTAG
- the uvrY gene encoding UvrY/SirA/GacA family response regulator transcription factor has product MIRVLVVDDHDLVRTGITRMLADIDGLQVVGQADSGEESLKKARELKPDVVLMDIKMPGIGGLEATRKLLRSHPDLKVVAVTACEDDPFPTRLLQAGAAGYLTKGAALEEMVQAIRMVFAGQRYISPQIAQQLALKSFQPQTNSSPFDLLSEREIQIALMIAGCQKVQSISDKLCLSPKTVNTYRYRIFEKLAITSDVELALLAVRHGMVDASS; this is encoded by the coding sequence TTGATTAGGGTGCTAGTGGTCGATGACCACGATTTAGTTCGAACGGGCATCACCCGCATGTTGGCCGATATCGATGGTCTACAAGTGGTGGGGCAAGCCGACTCCGGTGAGGAGTCGCTGAAAAAAGCCCGCGAGCTAAAGCCGGACGTCGTCCTGATGGACATCAAAATGCCCGGCATCGGCGGCCTCGAAGCCACCCGCAAACTTCTGCGTAGTCACCCTGATCTAAAAGTCGTCGCCGTGACCGCCTGTGAAGACGATCCGTTTCCCACGCGCTTGTTACAGGCCGGTGCAGCCGGTTACCTGACCAAGGGGGCCGCGCTGGAAGAGATGGTTCAGGCGATTCGCATGGTGTTTGCCGGCCAGCGTTACATCAGCCCGCAGATTGCACAGCAGTTGGCGCTGAAATCCTTTCAGCCGCAGACCAATAGCTCGCCCTTCGATTTGCTGTCTGAGCGTGAAATCCAGATTGCCCTGATGATCGCCGGCTGTCAGAAGGTGCAGAGCATCTCCGACAAGCTCTGCCTGTCGCCGAAGACGGTAAACACCTATCGCTATCGCATTTTCGAGAAGCTCGCGATTACCAGTGACGTGGAGTTGGCCTTGTTGGCCGTGCGTCATGGCATGGTCGATGCCTCCAGCTGA
- a CDS encoding tyrosine-type recombinase/integrase, protein MVLDARGLYLKVTGPDKGRWVYRFKLNGTTRDMGLGSLEDVTLAEARVKADDARKLAKAGIDPVEERTAAIATKTAAQAQAQANRRLFIDEAQHYIESKRPGWKNAKHAQQWENTLKTYAYPIIGQKPVADISTDDVMRILTPIWNSKAETASRVRSRIELILNAAKARKFRTGENPAQWRGHLDSLLAKHKSSEVEHQPALPWEQLPAFMRAVTAEPDLSAKAVRLTILTALRTSEVLQGTWSEVNLEAKMWIIPAKRMKQTRHHRVPLSQAAIDLLSELPKIDGNPFLFPGAKEERPISNMAMLMKIRRLDERSRANNGPGWRDEHGEVITMHGFRSSFSDWAAEATHFPTIVTEQALAHKVPNATEAAYRRGDLLKKREEMMQAWADYITGTDDGNTEAKN, encoded by the coding sequence ATGGTCCTTGATGCCCGAGGGCTATATCTGAAGGTGACAGGGCCCGACAAAGGCCGATGGGTATACCGCTTTAAACTGAACGGAACGACTCGCGATATGGGGCTAGGAAGCCTTGAGGACGTGACGCTGGCTGAAGCGAGGGTGAAAGCTGATGATGCCCGCAAGCTAGCCAAAGCGGGCATAGACCCAGTGGAGGAGCGCACAGCAGCAATCGCGACCAAAACAGCAGCTCAAGCTCAGGCGCAGGCGAACAGGCGGCTGTTCATCGATGAGGCTCAGCATTACATCGAGTCAAAGCGCCCCGGCTGGAAGAATGCCAAACATGCACAGCAATGGGAGAACACTCTCAAGACTTACGCTTACCCGATAATCGGCCAAAAACCGGTAGCCGACATTTCAACCGACGACGTGATGAGAATTTTGACTCCGATTTGGAATTCAAAAGCTGAAACAGCAAGCCGGGTCAGAAGTCGGATCGAACTCATCTTGAACGCGGCCAAAGCGAGAAAATTTCGTACCGGCGAGAACCCGGCTCAATGGCGGGGACACCTCGACTCACTGCTGGCCAAACATAAATCCTCTGAAGTCGAGCATCAGCCTGCTCTCCCTTGGGAGCAGCTGCCAGCATTCATGAGGGCTGTGACTGCGGAGCCCGATCTCAGTGCTAAAGCGGTTCGCCTGACCATTCTCACTGCCCTGAGAACGAGCGAAGTGCTCCAAGGCACTTGGTCAGAAGTAAACCTGGAAGCCAAGATGTGGATAATACCTGCCAAGAGAATGAAACAGACGAGGCATCATCGAGTACCACTATCACAAGCTGCGATAGACCTGCTGAGTGAGCTTCCAAAAATAGACGGAAACCCTTTTTTGTTTCCTGGTGCGAAAGAGGAGCGCCCGATATCGAACATGGCGATGCTAATGAAAATTCGCAGGTTAGATGAGCGCTCTCGTGCGAATAATGGTCCGGGCTGGCGCGATGAACACGGTGAAGTAATAACGATGCATGGTTTTCGTTCATCTTTTAGCGACTGGGCAGCAGAGGCCACTCATTTCCCGACCATCGTTACCGAGCAGGCGCTTGCTCACAAGGTACCGAATGCTACCGAGGCCGCATATCGGCGCGGAGATCTGTTGAAAAAGCGAGAAGAGATGATGCAAGCATGGGCGGACTACATCACGGGCACCGATGATGGCAACACAGAAGCAAAGAATTGA
- a CDS encoding AlpA family transcriptional regulator, whose amino-acid sequence MHQSATIQTRQIDGSLHARRILRLRDVEFRTGFKRAHIYNMISQGRFPRAVQLGPRAVGWDSVAIDQWIEELISGTSLH is encoded by the coding sequence ATGCATCAATCAGCAACCATTCAGACCCGCCAGATCGATGGCTCACTCCATGCTCGCCGAATCCTACGCCTACGGGACGTGGAGTTTCGGACAGGCTTCAAACGCGCCCACATCTACAACATGATTAGCCAAGGCCGGTTTCCGAGGGCAGTACAGCTCGGCCCGCGCGCCGTGGGTTGGGATTCAGTGGCTATCGATCAATGGATTGAAGAACTGATATCGGGCACATCGCTGCACTGA
- a CDS encoding recombinase family protein gives MTTLAYVRVSTEDQSTEAQRHTISQLHNVEHWYADEATSGATKALQRPGFAELFKFARKGDTLIVSAIDRLGRDTIDVLETVEALKAKGVAVVSMREGFDLSSPIGKAMLTMLAAVAELERSNIKARQMAGIARAREQGQKLGAPKKIDDQAVAAWRTANQATIQETATEFGISIAAVKRACAKKSLHVVEGE, from the coding sequence ATGACAACTCTTGCCTACGTCCGAGTCAGCACCGAAGACCAAAGCACTGAGGCTCAGCGCCACACCATTTCTCAACTGCACAACGTTGAGCATTGGTATGCCGACGAAGCCACCAGCGGAGCTACCAAGGCTTTACAGCGCCCCGGCTTTGCCGAGCTGTTCAAGTTCGCCAGGAAAGGCGACACCTTGATCGTCTCTGCTATCGACCGCCTGGGTCGAGACACGATCGATGTTCTCGAAACAGTTGAAGCTCTGAAAGCCAAAGGGGTGGCTGTTGTATCAATGCGAGAAGGCTTCGACCTGTCTAGCCCCATTGGAAAAGCAATGCTGACCATGCTGGCAGCTGTTGCCGAACTAGAGCGCTCCAATATCAAAGCCCGGCAGATGGCCGGTATTGCACGCGCTAGAGAGCAAGGGCAGAAGCTAGGCGCTCCAAAAAAAATCGATGATCAAGCTGTCGCCGCTTGGCGGACAGCAAATCAAGCAACGATCCAAGAGACTGCCACGGAATTCGGTATCTCTATCGCGGCAGTCAAAAGAGCCTGCGCGAAAAAATCCTTACATGTAGTTGAGGGCGAATAA
- a CDS encoding helix-turn-helix domain-containing protein — protein sequence MPGKQKTPDQSAQAVILREAGYTLPAIADRLSISLSTTQRLLKRNGAVAGAATQALIEKARDEMLSSAFALESVQQTAASLVLEDLAVCRQIRMTLSSALEQLDTSNPIVFRALAASATALKLTQDVGRRALPLDKLNQSMEVDELPELQIHIMTEADVEEVRAQQRLEEAEINGTLDDALETQRWLAYREEVKAQQADDDVIEEC from the coding sequence ATGCCAGGCAAGCAAAAGACACCAGACCAAAGCGCTCAGGCGGTAATTCTCAGAGAGGCAGGCTACACACTGCCGGCCATCGCAGATCGCCTCAGCATCAGCCTAAGTACCACTCAGCGGCTATTAAAGCGAAACGGCGCGGTTGCTGGTGCTGCCACACAAGCGCTGATAGAAAAGGCCAGGGACGAGATGCTGAGCTCTGCCTTCGCTCTAGAAAGCGTGCAGCAAACAGCCGCATCACTCGTACTTGAAGACCTTGCTGTCTGTCGGCAGATCAGGATGACACTTTCCAGCGCTCTGGAGCAGCTCGATACGAGCAACCCCATAGTGTTCCGGGCGCTTGCTGCCAGCGCCACAGCACTCAAATTGACTCAGGATGTGGGGCGACGAGCATTGCCTCTCGACAAGCTAAATCAATCAATGGAAGTCGACGAACTGCCAGAGCTTCAAATCCACATCATGACTGAGGCCGATGTAGAGGAGGTGCGAGCACAGCAGCGCCTTGAAGAAGCGGAGATCAACGGAACGCTAGATGATGCGCTGGAGACCCAGCGATGGCTGGCGTACAGAGAAGAGGTAAAAGCTCAGCAGGCCGATGACGATGTCATCGAAGAATGCTGA
- a CDS encoding GIY-YIG nuclease family protein, with the protein MKVIYKITYPNGKVYVGKDLTGTLNYFGSADSKLIERDFTAEQMRDFTVRKQILWESETAADKEVNLKEVELIKELQSNNPSIGYNQWPKFKAVAQAGL; encoded by the coding sequence ATGAAAGTCATTTATAAAATCACGTACCCAAATGGCAAAGTTTACGTCGGTAAAGATCTGACCGGAACGCTAAATTATTTTGGCAGCGCCGACAGCAAGCTAATTGAGCGTGACTTTACCGCTGAGCAAATGCGTGACTTTACAGTTCGCAAGCAAATCCTCTGGGAGTCAGAAACGGCAGCAGACAAGGAAGTAAACCTAAAAGAGGTCGAGCTCATCAAAGAGCTCCAATCAAACAATCCAAGCATCGGTTATAACCAGTGGCCAAAATTCAAGGCCGTCGCGCAGGCAGGCTTATAA
- a CDS encoding GIY-YIG nuclease family protein, producing the protein MLRGWIYVITNPAMPALVKIGYSTKDPSFRAKELNNTGSPHPYSVAYDALLPSPRDMEQRVHKLLIDKREGKEWFRITVAEAISTIRTTAGEHILLERVNHSEHGEPLPHSETSNSINSCQFPGCTLDAERAYKEIYYCIWHFREKTNPRNVAAIRLLREEQQKTSTKPEK; encoded by the coding sequence ATGCTACGAGGATGGATCTACGTAATAACAAATCCGGCCATGCCTGCACTGGTGAAAATTGGGTATTCGACCAAAGATCCATCCTTTAGAGCCAAAGAATTAAATAATACAGGATCACCACATCCATACTCTGTAGCTTATGATGCCCTTTTACCCTCGCCAAGAGATATGGAACAAAGAGTTCATAAACTATTAATCGATAAAAGAGAAGGTAAAGAATGGTTTCGAATCACAGTAGCAGAAGCCATCTCAACAATCAGAACCACTGCAGGCGAACACATATTACTTGAAAGGGTTAATCATTCTGAACACGGGGAGCCTTTACCGCACTCAGAAACGTCAAATTCTATAAATTCATGCCAATTTCCAGGATGCACCTTGGATGCAGAACGTGCTTATAAAGAAATCTACTATTGCATTTGGCACTTCAGGGAAAAAACGAATCCACGTAACGTCGCTGCAATTCGCCTGCTGCGTGAAGAGCAACAAAAAACGAGCACTAAACCCGAGAAATGA